Proteins from a single region of Crassaminicella profunda:
- a CDS encoding beta-ketoacyl-ACP synthase III, which yields MENKLRSVGILGTGSCLPEKALTNHDLEKMVDTSHEWIVKRTGIEQRYVADENTATSDLATKAALRALEDAKVSAEELDLIIVATLTPDMALPATACIVQKNIGAKNAAAFDLEAACSGFLYGMTVAQQFIATGMYEKVLVIGAETLSKVLDWTDRGTCILFGDGAGAAVLGPTEEGMGILSATMGADGEGGKFLFMPAGGSRMPASVETVKERLHYVKMDGSEVFKFAVRIMGKAAKEVLEKSGNSVEDIDYLVPHQANIRIINSAAKKLKMDIEKVHVNLDKVANTSAASVPIALDEAARTGKIKKGDLVVMVGFGGGLTWGANVVRWNK from the coding sequence ATGGAGAATAAACTTAGATCAGTAGGAATATTAGGAACTGGAAGTTGTTTACCAGAAAAAGCACTTACAAATCATGATCTTGAAAAAATGGTGGATACGTCTCACGAATGGATTGTAAAAAGAACTGGAATTGAACAAAGATATGTTGCAGATGAAAATACTGCTACTTCCGACTTGGCTACAAAAGCAGCACTGCGGGCATTGGAAGATGCAAAGGTTTCAGCAGAAGAACTCGACTTGATCATTGTGGCTACTCTTACACCAGATATGGCGTTGCCTGCAACGGCATGTATTGTTCAAAAAAATATTGGGGCTAAGAATGCTGCAGCTTTTGATTTAGAAGCAGCTTGCTCAGGATTTTTATATGGTATGACAGTAGCACAACAATTTATTGCTACAGGTATGTATGAGAAGGTATTAGTAATTGGTGCTGAAACATTATCTAAAGTTCTAGATTGGACAGATAGGGGTACTTGTATATTATTTGGAGATGGAGCAGGAGCGGCAGTGTTAGGACCTACAGAAGAGGGGATGGGTATTCTTTCCGCCACTATGGGGGCAGATGGAGAAGGTGGAAAATTCTTATTTATGCCAGCCGGTGGATCAAGGATGCCAGCATCTGTTGAAACTGTGAAAGAGAGATTACATTATGTAAAAATGGATGGTAGTGAAGTGTTTAAATTTGCAGTTAGAATTATGGGGAAAGCTGCAAAAGAGGTTCTTGAAAAATCGGGTAACTCCGTTGAAGATATTGATTATCTTGTACCACATCAAGCAAATATAAGAATTATAAACTCTGCTGCTAAGAAATTAAAAATGGATATAGAAAAAGTTCATGTGAACTTAGATAAAGTGGCTAATACTTCAGCTGCATCCGTACCCATTGCATTAGATGAAGCAGCAAGAACGGGTAAAATTAAAAAAGGTGATTTAGTAGTAATGGTAGGCTTTGGTGGAGGTCTTACTTGGGGAGCAAATGTAGTTAGATGGAATAAGTAG
- the plsX gene encoding phosphate acyltransferase PlsX — protein sequence MRIAVDGMGGDHAPKEIIRGCIEGINEIDDIEIFLTGQKDLIEKELKKYQFDHNRIQIVHTSEVITNDDKPVKAVRKKKDSSMVVGLNLLKERKVDAFISAGNTGALLAGSLFRLGRIKGIDRPAIASVYPTTKGISLLLDAGANAECKPRNLLEFGLMGSLYVEKVLEKEHPSVGLANIGIEEGKGTQLIRESFELFKKTDLNFCGNAEVRDLPNGIVDVIVCDGFVGNVILKLTEGVAMTIMSMMKEVFTKNMMNKIGAMLLKGSLKEFKKNLDYTEYGGAPLLGVNGAVIKAHGSSNAKAIKNAIKQAKIFAEKEVIEVINREIHRIGDENNGE from the coding sequence ATGAGAATAGCTGTTGATGGAATGGGTGGAGATCATGCACCTAAAGAGATTATAAGAGGTTGTATTGAGGGAATTAATGAAATAGATGATATAGAGATTTTTTTAACAGGACAGAAAGATTTGATAGAAAAAGAATTGAAAAAATACCAATTTGATCATAATAGAATTCAAATTGTGCATACATCAGAAGTTATAACCAATGATGATAAGCCAGTAAAAGCTGTAAGAAAGAAGAAAGATTCATCTATGGTTGTTGGATTAAATTTATTGAAGGAAAGAAAAGTAGATGCCTTTATTTCAGCAGGAAATACAGGTGCATTACTTGCGGGAAGTTTATTTAGATTAGGAAGAATTAAAGGAATTGATAGACCAGCAATTGCCTCAGTATATCCTACAACAAAAGGAATTTCATTATTATTAGATGCAGGAGCTAATGCTGAATGCAAACCAAGAAATTTACTAGAATTTGGATTGATGGGTTCTTTATATGTAGAAAAGGTGTTAGAAAAGGAACATCCTTCTGTAGGGTTAGCAAATATTGGTATAGAAGAGGGGAAGGGGACACAGCTCATAAGAGAATCCTTTGAACTGTTCAAAAAAACAGACTTGAATTTTTGTGGAAATGCAGAAGTACGAGATCTTCCAAATGGTATTGTAGATGTGATTGTATGTGATGGTTTTGTAGGAAATGTAATTTTAAAGCTTACAGAGGGCGTTGCTATGACGATTATGTCTATGATGAAAGAAGTATTTACAAAAAATATGATGAATAAAATAGGAGCTATGCTCCTAAAAGGGTCTTTGAAAGAATTTAAGAAAAATCTTGATTATACTGAATATGGTGGAGCTCCTCTTTTAGGTGTAAATGGTGCTGTGATTAAAGCTCATGGGAGTTCCAATGCTAAAGCAATAAAAAATGCAATCAAACAAGCAAAAATTTTTGCAGAAAAAGAAGTTATTGAAGTAATAAATAGAGAAATACACAGAATAGGAGATGAAAATAATGGAGAATAA
- the fapR gene encoding transcription factor FapR, giving the protein MPKKRIPKKIRQTELLEKIENEPFVTDEELSEHFHVSIQTIRLDRLELGIPELRQRIKKVAQKNYSKVTSLGEAEIIGELIDLNLNENAISMLETTEEMAFKRTSVVRGHHIFSMAESLAMAVINARVALTGVANMKYKTPVKALEKLIAKAEVAKIRGNKYFVHVKIYVKQEQVFRGKFILVSIEEE; this is encoded by the coding sequence ATGCCTAAGAAAAGAATACCTAAAAAGATTAGACAGACAGAGTTATTAGAAAAAATTGAAAATGAACCCTTTGTTACAGATGAAGAATTAAGTGAGCATTTTCATGTTAGTATACAAACTATACGTTTAGATAGATTAGAATTAGGAATTCCAGAACTAAGACAGAGAATTAAGAAGGTTGCTCAGAAAAATTACTCAAAGGTAACCAGTTTAGGGGAAGCAGAAATAATTGGGGAATTGATTGATTTAAACCTTAATGAAAATGCTATTTCTATGCTTGAGACAACAGAAGAAATGGCATTCAAAAGAACCAGCGTTGTAAGAGGACATCATATTTTTTCAATGGCAGAATCTTTAGCCATGGCTGTTATTAATGCAAGAGTTGCATTAACAGGTGTTGCAAATATGAAATATAAAACCCCTGTTAAGGCTTTAGAAAAATTAATAGCAAAAGCGGAAGTAGCAAAAATTAGAGGAAATAAATATTTTGTTCATGTGAAAATTTATGTGAAACAAGAACAAGTTTTTAGAGGGAAGTTTATTCTTGTATCTATAGAGGAAGAATAA
- the rpmF gene encoding 50S ribosomal protein L32, whose amino-acid sequence MAVPKRKTSKARRDKRRASNIKMTSPNIVECPQCHEPKLQHRVCKKCGFYNDKEVMEVK is encoded by the coding sequence ATGGCAGTACCTAAGCGTAAAACATCTAAAGCAAGAAGAGATAAAAGAAGAGCGTCAAATATAAAAATGACAAGCCCTAATATCGTTGAATGTCCACAATGTCATGAACCAAAATTACAACATAGAGTATGTAAAAAATGCGGTTTCTATAATGACAAAGAGGTAATGGAAGTTAAGTAA
- a CDS encoding YceD family protein, producing the protein MKINLAELKDGLKKELDLEIEEKIETLSYFGDNISLITPVIFKGKIYNVNGELYIDGFVESTGEFQCYRCLNKFHQKIIGEVHEKLMEENASEAEMDDYFVLKNDEIELSEMMENTLILALPMKIVCHEDCKGLCPVCGKNLNEELCDCQKDEIDPRLAKLKDLLQ; encoded by the coding sequence ATGAAAATTAATTTAGCGGAATTAAAGGACGGATTGAAAAAAGAATTAGATTTAGAGATAGAAGAAAAAATTGAAACTCTAAGCTATTTTGGTGATAATATATCGTTGATTACTCCTGTTATTTTTAAGGGAAAAATATATAATGTGAATGGGGAATTATATATTGACGGTTTTGTTGAAAGTACAGGGGAATTTCAGTGTTATAGGTGCTTAAACAAGTTTCATCAAAAGATCATTGGTGAAGTTCATGAAAAACTCATGGAAGAGAATGCTTCAGAGGCTGAAATGGATGATTATTTTGTTTTAAAAAACGATGAAATTGAACTTTCAGAAATGATGGAGAATACTTTGATTTTAGCTCTTCCCATGAAAATAGTTTGTCATGAAGATTGTAAAGGATTATGTCCAGTCTGTGGGAAAAATCTTAATGAAGAGTTGTGTGATTGTCAAAAGGATGAGATTGACCCTAGACTTGCTAAATTAAAAGATTTGCTACAATAA